The following proteins are co-located in the Rhodococcus opacus B4 genome:
- the mycP gene encoding type VII secretion-associated serine protease mycosin, giving the protein MRRRITRVVLAAAIVAVTAAVGQGGAAAVVPAPVEDGLLPPKDRQKAELRRSCKDAVRVPDSPDVPAAQRDLDFQSVWPITRGAGQLVAVIDTGVSRHPRLPGLEDGGDLVGTETGTVDCDAHGTLVAGLIGAAQVPGSGFSGGAPDSRIMSIRQSSTAYSPVGQADEIDNAGNTVGGYGNVETMATAIRRAADRGATVINISEVACKTAAEGIGSSDRYVGAAVKYAVTVHNAVVVAAAGNFGSGNCKIQNPPVDPLRPGADLSDSVSTIASPAWYDDYVLTVGSVDANGSPSNFSLAGPWVDVAAPGTGLTSLHPTTGDLTNTTYGAEGNAEPVQGTSFAAPYVSATVALVRSRFPQLSARQVMARIEATAHAPAEGWNPSVGHGIIDPLAAVTADVPLDGVTVDQSNSVAIEALPAAAPPDHRPRDVAVAATGTLGALLVLGVLASFPLRRRFRSAADRH; this is encoded by the coding sequence GTGAGGCGCCGGATCACCCGCGTCGTCCTGGCCGCCGCGATCGTGGCGGTCACCGCCGCCGTGGGGCAGGGCGGCGCGGCGGCTGTGGTGCCCGCTCCCGTGGAGGACGGACTTCTTCCCCCGAAGGACCGCCAGAAGGCCGAGCTACGCCGCAGTTGCAAAGATGCTGTGCGGGTACCGGACAGCCCCGACGTGCCTGCGGCACAGCGCGATCTCGATTTCCAGTCGGTCTGGCCGATCACCAGGGGCGCCGGTCAGCTCGTCGCGGTGATCGACACCGGCGTCTCGCGGCACCCCCGACTCCCCGGCCTCGAGGACGGCGGCGACCTCGTGGGAACGGAGACCGGAACGGTCGACTGCGACGCGCACGGCACGCTGGTCGCCGGGTTGATCGGTGCCGCGCAGGTGCCCGGCTCCGGTTTTTCCGGTGGCGCACCGGATTCGCGGATCATGTCCATCCGGCAGTCGAGCACTGCGTACAGTCCCGTCGGCCAGGCCGACGAGATCGACAACGCGGGCAACACGGTCGGCGGATACGGAAACGTCGAGACGATGGCGACCGCGATCCGGCGTGCGGCCGACCGGGGTGCGACCGTCATCAACATCTCCGAGGTCGCGTGCAAGACCGCTGCGGAGGGGATCGGCAGTAGCGACCGGTACGTGGGGGCTGCCGTGAAGTACGCCGTCACGGTGCACAACGCCGTGGTGGTCGCGGCGGCAGGCAACTTCGGTTCCGGGAACTGCAAGATTCAGAATCCACCGGTCGACCCCCTCCGGCCCGGCGCCGATCTGTCGGACTCCGTGAGTACCATCGCCAGCCCCGCCTGGTACGACGACTACGTGCTCACCGTCGGCTCCGTCGACGCGAACGGGTCACCGAGCAACTTCAGCCTGGCCGGTCCGTGGGTCGACGTCGCAGCTCCCGGAACCGGTCTCACTTCGCTGCACCCGACCACCGGCGATCTGACGAACACTACGTACGGCGCAGAGGGCAACGCGGAGCCGGTGCAGGGGACGAGTTTCGCCGCCCCGTACGTCTCGGCAACCGTCGCCCTGGTCCGGTCGCGCTTCCCGCAACTGTCTGCGAGGCAGGTCATGGCCCGTATCGAGGCCACGGCGCATGCTCCGGCAGAGGGGTGGAATCCGTCGGTCGGGCACGGGATCATCGATCCGCTGGCGGCAGTCACCGCCGACGTTCCCCTCGACGGCGTCACCGTCGATCAGTCGAATTCCGTCGCGATCGAGGCGCTTCCGGCCGCGGCTCCCCCGGACCATCGGCCGCGCGACGTCGCTGTGGCGGCCACCGGAACGCTGGGTGCACTGCTCGTGCTCGGCGTTCTGGCGTCGTTCCCGCTCCGCCGCCGGTTCCGCTCGGCGGCCGACCGGCACTGA
- the eccD gene encoding type VII secretion integral membrane protein EccD, whose translation MSVTHDESRGSASSTRPGAAADLCRITVLSKHSQVDMAVPFGVPLAILVPGIVDTIRTNRSTNDFDDSLEQYEPSEWVLAKIGHSPLSTTLTLHEHGIRDGDLLVLQSVHASAPPPLFDDIMYNVAIADVEGDREWTRGSARVVGSVAAVLGTVVGSFALLWSGAGTEGFLGAGCAVAAALLFLIAGAVTARVYGDAPSSVVLSGCAVPLSFAAGMLFVPGDLGAAHLLLGLALAGTTAILALRLGGAGLRLFTALSVTSLFGSIAALVATLFGNPIAGVGAGVVAAALIGLAFSARVSILLAKLPLPPVPAPGTSVDPSEDDPDDEVTMPSFDSLAQRAARAHKYLTGLVGAMTALAVTGALLAAHPGVHDGIFWPGLSLAVATATVLMFRGRTYSSAEQAVPLIAGGVTILVLLLTGAAVAVPDFAIASFAVAILFAVGGLVLGILAPRQTFSPVMRRVAELIDLAVIASIVPLVCWVTGLYSLMRGL comes from the coding sequence GTGTCCGTCACCCATGACGAATCGCGGGGATCCGCCTCGTCCACCCGTCCCGGTGCCGCGGCCGATCTGTGCCGCATCACCGTCCTGTCGAAGCATTCGCAGGTCGACATGGCCGTGCCGTTCGGTGTGCCGCTCGCCATCCTCGTCCCGGGGATCGTCGACACCATCCGCACCAATCGCAGTACCAACGATTTCGACGACTCCCTCGAGCAGTACGAACCGAGCGAGTGGGTTCTCGCGAAGATCGGGCACTCGCCGCTCTCGACCACGTTGACGTTGCACGAGCACGGAATCCGCGACGGCGATCTCCTCGTGCTCCAGAGTGTGCACGCCAGCGCACCTCCGCCACTGTTCGACGACATCATGTACAACGTGGCGATCGCCGACGTCGAGGGCGACCGCGAGTGGACCCGTGGCTCCGCGCGGGTCGTCGGCTCCGTTGCCGCCGTGCTCGGCACCGTCGTCGGCTCGTTCGCGCTGTTGTGGTCCGGGGCGGGGACGGAGGGATTTCTGGGGGCGGGTTGTGCCGTCGCCGCGGCCCTGTTGTTCCTGATCGCCGGCGCGGTCACCGCCCGCGTCTACGGCGACGCGCCCAGTTCCGTAGTACTCAGCGGGTGCGCCGTTCCCCTCTCGTTCGCCGCGGGAATGCTGTTCGTGCCCGGCGATCTCGGCGCTGCGCACCTGCTCCTCGGTCTCGCACTGGCGGGCACCACCGCAATTCTGGCGTTGAGGCTGGGCGGTGCCGGGCTGCGACTGTTCACGGCGCTGTCGGTGACGTCCCTGTTCGGTTCGATCGCTGCCCTCGTCGCCACGCTGTTCGGCAACCCGATCGCCGGTGTCGGCGCGGGTGTCGTCGCGGCGGCGCTGATCGGACTCGCCTTCTCGGCCCGGGTGTCGATACTGCTTGCGAAGCTTCCGCTGCCTCCCGTCCCCGCGCCGGGCACGTCGGTCGATCCGTCCGAGGACGACCCGGACGACGAGGTGACGATGCCTTCGTTCGACTCGCTCGCACAGCGTGCCGCACGTGCCCACAAATACCTCACGGGCCTGGTCGGCGCGATGACAGCACTCGCCGTGACCGGCGCGCTCCTCGCGGCACACCCCGGCGTGCACGATGGAATATTTTGGCCCGGACTCTCTCTCGCCGTCGCCACCGCCACCGTCCTGATGTTCCGGGGACGCACGTACAGCAGCGCCGAGCAGGCCGTTCCGCTGATCGCAGGCGGGGTGACGATACTGGTTCTGCTACTCACCGGCGCCGCTGTCGCCGTGCCAGACTTCGCGATCGCGTCGTTCGCGGTCGCGATCCTGTTCGCCGTCGGTGGGCTGGTACTGGGAATCCTCGCCCCGCGCCAGACGTTCTCGCCCGTGATGCGGCGGGTGGCCGAGCTCATCGATCTGGCGGTGATCGCGTCGATCGTCCCGCTGGTGTGCTGGGTGACCGGCCTCTACTCGCTGATGCGTGGACTGTGA
- a CDS encoding type VII secretion protein EccC translates to MSTILFVRKARREVPRIPGGEVSLQAPPEIPRLVPGNLLTKLLPVVMVVAMVGMMALMFSSGMARNPMSMLFPVMMMVSMLGMLAGGGRGGPKAAEANEDRKDYLRYLDQLRRDVNETGEQQRKALDWSHPEPGLLWTLAGTARMWERRITDPDYCHVRVGRVSQRLATRLIAPETGPVEDLEPVAAVSLRRFVRAHSVVQDLPTAVSLRGFAAISVEGDRGTARSLVRSMLMQLCAFHGPDNLLVAVVCGPDTEHEWDWAKWLPHAQHPDSSDGVGSSRMIYGSILELESALGPLLSMRNRFSRNAPAAPGVPQFVIVVDGGILEGESGMITDGGVDSVSVLDISKFCPRLTATRGLQLVAQDGSLGARSGAGVEMFATADLVSAHQAETLARRLAPYRTASQSAVDAGDDDQPVQTWSQMLGIGDVGRLNPDHAWLPRQGRDRLRVPIGVGVDGHPVEIDLKESAENGMGPHGLCIGATGSGKSEFLRTLVLGLISTHSPDVLNLVLVDFKGGATFLGLEEAPHVAAVITNLAEELAMVDRMRDALAGEMNRRQELLRSSGNFANVTEYEKARQAGADLDPLPALFIVVDEFSELLSQQPEFADLFVAIGRLGRSLHIHLLLASQRLEEGKLRGLDSHLSYRIGLKTFSANESRTVLGVPDAYHLPATPGAGYLKCDSAEIVRFQASYVSGTYEGGRADNVRHPGAAATPLRPRIFTAAPVAADVVEIPDEPQSLHLTEEAAETRTTIDVVVERIKDRGPRAHEVWLRPLDAAPTLDQMLPRSVLTEPVPALSSLRAPIGIIDRPYDQRRDPLIVDLSGSTGNMAVVGGPQSGKSTAIRTLITSLAATHSAEQVQFYCLDFGGGTLAGLSGLPHVGSVANRLDVDRVRRTIAEMNTVVRQREERFRELGVESMAEFRRLRASDPGSGGAAAGVAQDPFGDVFLVIDGFGSIRQDFEALEQQITNLASQGLSYGVHVVLTASRWGEVRPALKDQLGTRIELRLGDPSDSDLGRKTAALVPEGRPGRGMTRDSLHLLVGLPRLDGSSDPTDLATGVAHAVSAVAAATHGRPAPAVRMLPAQIAREDLLHAAGGWPSYLDPAQACLQIPIGLDEADLAPTFLNFAEQPHFLVFGDTECGKTTLLRNICEGIMASNTSKQAKIILGDYRRTMLGVVETAHLASYAPSEDVLGTNMKDLAFLLKERMPGPGFSRQQQRDRSWWSGPEIFVVIDDYDLVVTSSGNPVSAIVEFLPHARDIGFHLIIARRSGGAARAMYEPVIARLRDLQSTGLVMSGNREEGNLIGTVRPSAMPPGRGTLVNRAGTGLIQLAWMPPL, encoded by the coding sequence GTGAGCACTATTCTGTTCGTGCGCAAAGCGCGACGGGAAGTTCCACGCATTCCGGGCGGCGAAGTGAGCTTGCAGGCTCCGCCCGAGATTCCACGTCTGGTTCCCGGAAACCTCCTGACCAAGCTCCTTCCCGTGGTCATGGTCGTCGCCATGGTCGGGATGATGGCCCTGATGTTCTCTTCGGGCATGGCCCGCAACCCGATGTCGATGCTCTTTCCCGTCATGATGATGGTGTCGATGCTCGGCATGCTGGCCGGCGGCGGTCGTGGCGGCCCGAAAGCGGCAGAGGCCAACGAGGACCGCAAGGACTACCTGCGCTACCTGGATCAGCTGCGGCGCGACGTCAACGAGACCGGCGAGCAGCAGCGAAAAGCGCTCGACTGGAGTCACCCCGAACCCGGTCTGCTGTGGACCCTCGCAGGCACGGCGCGCATGTGGGAGCGCCGCATCACCGACCCCGACTACTGCCACGTGCGCGTCGGCCGGGTAAGCCAGCGCCTCGCGACCCGTCTGATCGCGCCGGAGACCGGACCGGTGGAGGATCTGGAACCGGTTGCAGCGGTGTCGCTCCGTCGCTTCGTCCGCGCGCACTCCGTCGTTCAGGATCTGCCGACCGCGGTGTCGCTGCGCGGGTTCGCGGCCATCTCCGTGGAAGGGGACCGCGGTACCGCACGGTCCCTGGTGCGGTCGATGCTCATGCAGTTGTGTGCATTCCACGGCCCGGACAACCTCCTGGTCGCCGTCGTGTGCGGCCCCGACACGGAGCACGAGTGGGACTGGGCGAAGTGGCTGCCGCACGCGCAGCATCCGGACTCGTCCGACGGTGTCGGTTCGTCCCGCATGATCTACGGCTCGATCCTCGAACTCGAATCTGCGCTCGGCCCCCTGCTGTCGATGCGAAACCGGTTCTCGCGCAACGCGCCCGCCGCGCCCGGTGTTCCGCAGTTCGTCATCGTCGTCGACGGCGGGATTCTCGAGGGCGAATCGGGGATGATCACCGACGGCGGGGTCGACTCGGTGTCCGTTCTCGACATCAGCAAATTCTGCCCGCGATTGACGGCCACGCGTGGCCTCCAGCTCGTCGCGCAGGACGGATCGCTCGGCGCCCGCAGCGGGGCCGGAGTGGAGATGTTCGCGACAGCGGACCTCGTCAGCGCTCACCAGGCGGAAACGCTGGCGCGGCGGCTCGCGCCGTACCGGACGGCGTCGCAGTCGGCAGTGGACGCCGGCGACGATGACCAGCCGGTGCAGACGTGGAGCCAGATGCTCGGAATCGGCGACGTCGGCCGTCTCAACCCGGATCACGCGTGGCTGCCCCGTCAGGGCCGCGACCGGTTGCGGGTCCCGATCGGTGTGGGAGTGGACGGTCACCCGGTCGAGATCGACCTCAAGGAGTCGGCCGAGAACGGAATGGGGCCCCACGGCCTGTGCATCGGAGCCACCGGTTCCGGTAAGTCGGAGTTCCTGCGGACGTTGGTGCTCGGGCTGATCTCGACGCATTCGCCCGACGTGCTCAACCTCGTCCTCGTCGACTTCAAGGGCGGCGCCACGTTCCTCGGTCTCGAGGAAGCGCCGCACGTGGCCGCGGTGATCACGAACCTCGCCGAGGAACTCGCGATGGTCGACAGGATGCGGGACGCCCTCGCCGGTGAGATGAACCGACGCCAGGAACTCCTGCGCTCCTCCGGGAACTTCGCGAACGTCACCGAATACGAGAAGGCCCGCCAGGCCGGCGCCGACCTCGACCCGCTGCCCGCCCTGTTCATCGTCGTCGACGAGTTCTCCGAACTGCTCAGTCAGCAGCCCGAGTTCGCGGACCTCTTCGTCGCCATCGGTAGGCTCGGCCGGTCGCTGCACATCCACCTGCTCTTGGCGAGTCAGAGGCTCGAAGAGGGCAAACTGCGGGGTCTCGACAGCCACCTGTCGTACCGGATCGGCCTCAAGACGTTCTCGGCCAACGAATCGCGCACCGTGCTCGGTGTGCCGGACGCCTACCACCTGCCCGCGACTCCGGGCGCCGGATACCTCAAATGCGATTCCGCGGAGATCGTCCGCTTCCAGGCCTCGTACGTGTCCGGCACCTACGAGGGCGGGCGGGCCGACAACGTGCGGCACCCCGGTGCGGCGGCGACCCCGTTGCGGCCCAGGATCTTCACGGCCGCACCCGTCGCCGCCGACGTGGTCGAGATCCCCGACGAACCGCAGTCGCTCCACCTGACCGAGGAGGCGGCGGAAACCCGCACTACCATCGACGTCGTCGTCGAACGGATCAAGGACCGCGGACCGCGCGCTCATGAGGTGTGGCTGCGGCCCCTCGACGCCGCGCCGACGCTCGACCAGATGCTGCCGAGGTCCGTTCTCACCGAGCCGGTTCCCGCGCTGAGCTCGCTGCGTGCACCGATCGGGATCATCGACAGGCCCTACGACCAGCGGCGCGACCCGCTCATCGTGGACCTGTCCGGGTCCACCGGCAACATGGCGGTGGTGGGCGGACCGCAGTCGGGCAAGTCCACTGCGATCCGCACGCTCATCACGTCGCTCGCCGCCACCCATTCGGCGGAGCAGGTGCAGTTCTACTGCCTCGACTTCGGTGGCGGCACGCTCGCCGGACTGTCGGGACTGCCGCACGTCGGTTCGGTTGCCAACCGCCTCGACGTGGACCGGGTGCGGCGCACCATCGCCGAGATGAACACCGTCGTCCGGCAACGCGAGGAGCGTTTCCGCGAACTCGGCGTCGAGTCGATGGCGGAGTTCCGGCGTCTGCGCGCCTCCGACCCCGGTAGTGGCGGCGCGGCTGCGGGGGTCGCGCAGGACCCGTTCGGCGACGTGTTCCTCGTGATCGACGGTTTCGGCAGCATCCGACAGGATTTCGAAGCTCTCGAACAGCAGATCACCAACCTTGCGTCCCAGGGGTTGTCGTACGGCGTGCACGTCGTCCTCACGGCTTCACGGTGGGGCGAGGTCCGTCCCGCGCTCAAGGATCAGCTCGGCACGCGCATCGAGCTGCGGCTCGGCGATCCCTCGGATTCCGACCTCGGTCGCAAAACCGCGGCACTCGTTCCCGAAGGCAGGCCCGGGCGCGGCATGACCCGCGACAGCCTGCATCTGCTGGTCGGGTTGCCGAGGCTCGACGGGAGTTCGGATCCGACCGACCTGGCAACCGGGGTGGCGCACGCGGTGTCGGCCGTCGCCGCCGCGACCCACGGCAGACCCGCTCCGGCGGTGCGAATGCTGCCGGCTCAGATCGCCCGCGAAGACCTGCTCCACGCGGCCGGGGGGTGGCCGTCCTACCTCGATCCCGCGCAGGCATGTCTGCAGATTCCGATCGGCCTCGACGAGGCCGATCTGGCCCCGACGTTCCTGAACTTCGCCGAGCAGCCCCACTTCCTGGTGTTCGGCGACACCGAATGCGGTAAGACGACGCTCCTGCGGAACATCTGCGAGGGCATCATGGCGTCGAACACGAGCAAACAGGCGAAGATCATTCTCGGCGACTACCGGCGCACGATGCTGGGTGTCGTCGAAACGGCGCACCTCGCTTCGTACGCACCGTCCGAGGACGTGCTGGGCACGAACATGAAGGATCTCGCCTTCCTGCTGAAGGAGCGCATGCCGGGCCCCGGTTTCAGCCGCCAGCAGCAGCGCGACCGGTCCTGGTGGTCGGGCCCCGAAATCTTCGTCGTGATCGACGACTACGACCTCGTCGTGACGTCGAGCGGCAACCCCGTCTCCGCGATCGTCGAATTCCTGCCGCACGCCCGTGACATCGGATTCCACCTGATCATCGCGCGACGCTCCGGCGGTGCGGCACGGGCAATGTACGAGCCGGTCATCGCACGCTTGCGTGATCTGCAATCCACGGGCCTCGTGATGAGTGGCAACCGGGAGGAGGGCAACCTCATCGGCACCGTTCGTCCGAGCGCGATGCCTCCCGGGCGCGGAACGCTGGTCAACCGTGCGGGTACCGGCCTGATCCAGCTCGCGTGGATGCCCCCGCTGTGA
- a CDS encoding type VII secretion-associated protein, with amino-acid sequence MDAPAVMSSVAIHLTESGMWSCVRGVTRAVHETTPLCFVEDENVDVDGGLLAVSDALTAVFRSVTGGAGEASPIATAVLSHPTEWGSARRDVLAAAGSRVAADTVLVPVAVVTAEAAASSGGRWLVLESRAVGATASYVVGEVGGYRVVACEHDPSLCADEGIDEWAAAIVELGARARGDRPVDGLLLTGAGDSQERASMRDAVIAVASVDTDVRIVTGEEIVRALATSVVDVDEVPTTMAVPQANWLEPALQGSDRGDRRNVRPTFLAVAAVLAVVVGAVLVFTLQKPDAGTETVRALDASAAPVAPTLTRSAVPTTTAADPSLVVGGLRVTLPSGWKERAPAASTSSPPRLELVPVGGADRRIIITQNSVREGSGYDEVAATLASKIAQRGRPELFGELERDVVFGGRPGIAYSEFPDESSVVRWHVLVERDLQVSVGCQFLAEEWESIESACEDVVRSLVIVR; translated from the coding sequence GTGGATGCCCCCGCTGTGATGTCGTCGGTCGCGATTCATCTCACTGAATCCGGCATGTGGTCCTGCGTGCGGGGCGTGACGAGGGCGGTGCACGAGACGACGCCGCTCTGCTTCGTCGAGGACGAGAACGTCGACGTCGACGGTGGCCTTCTCGCGGTGTCCGACGCGCTGACCGCGGTGTTCCGGTCTGTGACCGGCGGCGCGGGAGAGGCGTCGCCGATCGCGACGGCGGTACTGTCGCACCCGACGGAGTGGGGTTCCGCGCGACGGGACGTGCTGGCCGCCGCGGGTTCCCGGGTTGCCGCCGACACGGTGCTGGTTCCGGTCGCCGTCGTGACGGCCGAGGCTGCAGCGTCGTCCGGTGGTCGATGGCTGGTGCTCGAAAGCCGGGCCGTGGGCGCCACGGCCAGTTACGTGGTCGGTGAGGTCGGCGGATACCGGGTCGTCGCATGCGAGCACGACCCGTCGCTCTGCGCCGACGAGGGGATCGACGAGTGGGCTGCGGCGATCGTGGAACTCGGCGCGCGGGCCCGCGGCGACCGCCCCGTCGACGGACTACTCCTGACGGGGGCCGGCGATTCGCAGGAGCGCGCATCGATGCGGGACGCCGTGATCGCGGTTGCGTCCGTCGACACCGATGTTCGGATCGTCACCGGAGAAGAGATTGTCCGGGCACTCGCCACCAGCGTGGTCGATGTCGACGAAGTGCCGACGACAATGGCTGTGCCGCAGGCGAACTGGCTCGAACCCGCACTGCAGGGGTCGGATCGCGGGGACCGACGGAACGTGCGGCCCACGTTCCTCGCGGTGGCTGCGGTGCTGGCGGTGGTCGTCGGTGCCGTTCTCGTCTTCACACTTCAGAAGCCTGATGCCGGTACCGAAACGGTCCGCGCACTCGACGCGAGTGCGGCACCGGTCGCCCCGACGCTCACGCGGTCCGCGGTGCCGACGACCACCGCGGCCGACCCGAGCCTCGTGGTCGGCGGCCTTCGCGTGACGCTGCCGAGCGGGTGGAAGGAGCGGGCACCCGCCGCGTCGACCTCGTCGCCGCCCCGGCTGGAGTTGGTGCCCGTGGGTGGTGCCGACCGGCGAATCATCATCACGCAGAACTCGGTTCGAGAGGGTTCCGGATACGACGAGGTGGCGGCGACGCTCGCGTCGAAGATTGCGCAGCGCGGCCGGCCCGAACTGTTCGGCGAGCTCGAGCGCGACGTCGTGTTCGGGGGCCGGCCCGGCATCGCGTACAGCGAGTTCCCCGACGAGAGCTCCGTAGTGCGCTGGCACGTCCTCGTCGAACGGGACCTCCAGGTGAGCGTCGGCTGCCAGTTCCTGGCCGAGGAGTGGGAATCGATCGAGAGCGCATGCGAAGACGTCGTGCGGTCGCTGGTGATCGTCCGGTGA
- a CDS encoding WXG100 family type VII secretion target, with amino-acid sequence MAGVVTDVGQMEVAANHVQTVNSQLQGTINSLKGRCEESSSAWQGGAQTAFMNLMARYGDASRRMQESLDEIAVKIRENGKGYDAAEQANQDAIHSAGASGSLDI; translated from the coding sequence ATGGCGGGAGTTGTTACCGATGTCGGCCAGATGGAGGTCGCGGCCAATCACGTGCAGACGGTGAACAGCCAGCTGCAGGGCACGATCAACAGCCTCAAGGGCCGTTGCGAGGAGTCGTCTTCGGCATGGCAGGGTGGAGCGCAGACCGCGTTCATGAACCTGATGGCTCGGTACGGAGATGCGTCGCGCCGTATGCAGGAATCGCTGGACGAGATTGCGGTGAAGATCCGCGAGAACGGCAAGGGCTACGACGCCGCCGAGCAGGCCAACCAGGATGCGATCCATTCGGCCGGAGCCTCGGGTTCGCTCGACATCTGA
- a CDS encoding WXG100 family type VII secretion target encodes MSSLKYGFAELQALASDIKSNEAKLRETHDELKGYVNGLVAQWESGARDNYQAVQAKWDSSHEDLLQVLQTIAKVVQDGAIDMQTAEDRNATAWL; translated from the coding sequence ATGTCTTCATTGAAGTACGGATTTGCCGAGTTGCAGGCGCTGGCGAGCGACATCAAGTCGAACGAAGCGAAGCTGCGCGAGACGCACGACGAGCTCAAGGGCTACGTCAACGGCCTGGTGGCGCAGTGGGAGAGCGGTGCGCGGGACAACTACCAGGCTGTGCAGGCCAAGTGGGACAGCTCTCACGAGGATCTGCTCCAGGTCCTGCAGACGATCGCGAAGGTCGTCCAGGACGGCGCCATCGACATGCAGACCGCGGAAGACCGGAACGCCACGGCCTGGCTCTGA
- a CDS encoding Lrp/AsnC family transcriptional regulator, producing the protein MDDSLRLDRLDRRIVARLERNARSSFATIGAEVGLSAPAVKRRVDRLVESGVITGFHAAVDPRALGPGVEVFVELYCSGRTSAVEIARIVSRHTEVQEAYTVTGDANALLRVRTTDTAHLERTLENLRSEPAVLQTKSSVVLSRLIPPAD; encoded by the coding sequence ATGGACGATTCGTTGCGCTTGGACAGGCTCGATCGGCGGATCGTTGCGCGACTGGAGCGCAACGCACGGTCAAGCTTCGCCACGATCGGCGCCGAGGTCGGGCTGTCCGCACCGGCCGTGAAGCGCCGGGTCGATCGTCTGGTCGAGTCCGGAGTGATCACCGGATTCCATGCGGCGGTCGATCCGCGAGCCCTCGGCCCGGGTGTCGAGGTGTTCGTCGAGTTGTACTGCAGCGGTCGCACGTCGGCCGTCGAGATCGCGCGGATCGTGTCCCGCCACACCGAGGTTCAGGAGGCGTACACCGTCACCGGCGACGCCAACGCCCTGCTCCGCGTCCGGACCACCGACACCGCACACCTCGAACGCACGCTGGAAAACCTGCGGTCGGAGCCTGCCGTCCTCCAGACCAAGAGCAGCGTCGTCCTCAGCCGCCTGATACCGCCCGCCGACTGA